In Apis cerana isolate GH-2021 linkage group LG6, AcerK_1.0, whole genome shotgun sequence, the following are encoded in one genomic region:
- the LOC107993488 gene encoding uncharacterized protein LOC107993488, whose amino-acid sequence MSDQEDTEQTVSDNESSDNEFTNFTVMNLVRNFIEDARAYNNRRMDVPSLTSIVGLPSHVQQQHPVIFSQENLSIFALLESSTKFSSGVVISYLFTLKDSKELSSDAVKKLTKMLNDMTTLDEWQTEALKLAEDPLFSRKDFSKLLNNQADYLKSFSSNKEKKNVPLFDSLINKALLFSLMTYSCVTKRIIESYIKFITDPIGLVQPVIIRAKLFYRDVRDDPIPPKKYSNWIQFKSDLTKLTIFKFPYVKMSVKKNMELHGFFQVSSKTYGVCIYLRSKEANKWKIRLFRAEFKMISNECQSSVTFSNKLMAAQFLSKLMLRCKIETNVEPCNCYYWSNHTDVLAQIKSSSNQEEVKKIQNISYPQAWHEVNSDDNPANLVLDGSSSKSLENNSQWWSGPSWLNDELPVSDEESATDSNEE is encoded by the coding sequence ATGAGTGACCAAGAGGACACGGAACAAACTGTCTCAGATAATGAATCATCGGACAATGAGTTTACAAATTTCACCGTAATGAATCtggtaagaaattttatagaagaCGCACGCGCATATAACAACAGAAGAATGGATGTTCCTTCGTTAACATCGATCGTCGGTCTCCCTTCGCACGTACAGCAACAGCACCCGGTAATTTTCTCTCAAGAAAACTTGTCGATTTTTGCGCTTCTGGAATCATCGACGAAATTCTCGTCGGGCGTCGTGATATCTTATCTATTCACATTGAAAGATTCGAAGGAACTCTCGTCGGACGCcgtgaaaaaattaacaaaaatgttAAACGACATGACAACGTTGGACGAATGGCAAACGGAAGCATTGAAATTAGCTGAGGATCCATTGTTTTCCAGGAAAGATTTCTCCAAGTTGTTAAATAACCAGGCTGATTATTTGAAgagtttttcttcaaataaagagaaaaagaacgtGCCATTATTCGATTCACTGATCAATAAGGCGCTTCTATTCTCTTTAATGACATATTCGTGCGTGACTAAACGAATCATAGAgtcctatataaaatttatcaccgATCCGATAGGATTGGTGCAACCGGTAATTATCCGGGCAAAGCTGTTTTATCGAGATGTGCGGGATGATCCGATTCCTCCCAAAAAGTATTCCAATTGGATACAGTTTAAATCAGATTTAACGAAGttgacaattttcaaatttccttACGTGAAAATGAgtgttaagaaaaatatggaattgCACGGCTTTTTCCAGGTCTCCTCGAAAACTTACGGAGTGTGTATTTATTTGCGCTCTAAAGAAGCAAATAAATGGAAGATACGGCTATTCCGCGCTGAATTCAAAATGATTTCGAACGAGTGCCAGTCTTCAGTTACGTTTTCGAATAAACTTATGGCCGCACAGTTTCTATCCAAATTGATGTTAAGATGCAAAATTGAGACAAATGTGGAGCCTTGCAATTGCTATTATTGGTCGAATCACACCGATGTGCTTGCGCAGATAAAAAGCTCGTCCAACCAAGAAGAAGTTAAgaagatacaaaatatatccTATCCTCAGGCATGGCATGAAGTAAATTCGGACGACAATCCGGCCAATCTTGTATTGGACGGCTCGAGTTCCAAATCTCTAGAGAATAATTCTCAGTGGTGGTCAGGACCTTCTTGGTTGAATGATGAGTTGCCTGTTTCAGATGAAGAGTCAGCAACAGACAGCAACGAAGAATAG